In Onychostoma macrolepis isolate SWU-2019 chromosome 06, ASM1243209v1, whole genome shotgun sequence, one DNA window encodes the following:
- the col18a1b gene encoding collagen alpha-1(XVIII) chain isoform X7, whose protein sequence is MRSLWFILGLSFYLVLTEKVSEAQRAESGISLLQIIGNSPPEDITRVTGPNGQTAYLFTKDTNTEQMARAHLPTPFYRDFSLVFHLKPNSEDAGVLFSITDSNQKIMYIGVKLSAVEDGKRKVIFYYTEPDSDTSQEVASFEVEHKPQEWSRFSLAVSLDQVSFYEDCESEPKVVKFVRSPDDLELEANSKIFVGQSGADDPDKYQGMISELRVVGNPRAAERRCNDADADDDDDDDDDYDGSGENGSGIDDRVEMDLGYVLPPMPPQPASPGHKPKLGTDDHQKATESKPDSATLSSTGEEKGNREEKEIKGSIGSGYPGPKGDPGPPGPPGPPGPAGPQGPVTNVTNTGDIKVERVQGLMGPPGPEGPQGEPGEPGQDGKPGSEGPRGFQGPPGTTGPKGQKGQKGEGHPGPRGPPGPPGPSISDRTTYMDMEGSGSLPHLCCHPGLPGPPGPPGPPGPDWPTESELEPFEAGPTGPPGQNGFPGHPGPPGRPGKPGPPGPPGQKGDCGDLGLPGVAGEKQSSAFSFFSNWFPSWETSVPQGPQGSSGIPGPEGMAGPPGPMGPQGPAGPPGPPGPAFQITTGGKEKEVDLQYVPGVVGPPGPQGPQGIPGLPGKAGLPGIPGQKGQEGQRGREGMPGLDGFPGKIGLKGERGWKGEKGDPGRAVGPPGPPGPPGQVIYINGSTNGEYGSPGPQGTPGIAGQAGFPGPMGPKGDQGEPGLPGDSIKGQKGEPGLILDSRDKYISMEWLAGQLGEAGLSGPEGPLGPVGPPGPKGEIGFPGRPGRPGLNGKKGEKGDSAGGYGYQGPPGPPGPPGPPGPPVSVGRYDGYDDGSSRSPYAIKGDKGERGTPGIPGLPGLTTTFDIYAFKHEMKGELGPKGQKGEPGAGYYDPHHSGAQGPSGRPGLPGPRGESISGPPGRPGPPGPPGAPGIGYDGRPGSPGPPGPPGPPGSLLPGAHRPSQTISIPGPPGPPGPPGPPGHLTGVMVLRPVDIMAATTIRYPEGTLIYVKDNRELYMRVHDGIREVMLGEYTPFPKGLDNQMEAVEPPQVVQYSQDYPTTSPQQGPPQPGAQYPVPLDPRLQPSYDPHHRYTFPHYNSPTDPRHSPSIDSIYQHHPDSRKHIPSSRPDHSGYPDSRYERTHHHRPVIQEAKPPAHTHTAGRALHLIALNSPQLGDMQGIKGVDHQCFLQAQAIGLKGTFRAFLSSRLQDLYSIVRQNNRELLPIVNLQDEELFSNWESIFSGSEGKMNDNVRIYSFDGRDVLDDDAWPEKMVWHGSSTQGSRQTDSYCETWRTGSHVVTGMASSLQEGYLLQQLPRDCRSSFIVLCIENSYIAE, encoded by the exons AGAGTGGAATCTCCCTGCTGCAAATAATTGGAAACTCTCCACCTGAAGACATCACCCGGGTTACAGGCCCAAATGGACAAACTGCTTACCTCTTCACAAAGGATACCAACACAGAACAGATGGCACGTGCCCACCTTCCCACACCCTTCTACCGAGACTTCTCTCTTGTCTTCCATTTGAAACCCAATTCTGAAGACGCTGGAGTCCTCTTCTCCATCACCGACTCCAATCAAAAGATCATGTACATCGGGGTCAAGCTCTCAGCAGTGGAGGATGGCAAAAGAaaggttattttttattacacagAGCCTGATTCAGATACATCTCAAGAGGTGGCCAGCTTTGAGGTGGAACACAAGCCACAAGAGTGGAGCCGTTTCTCTCTCGCTGTTAGTCTGGACCAGGTGTCTTTCTACGAGGACTGTGAATCTGAGCCCAAGGTGGTAAAGTTTGTGCGCTCACCTGATGACTTGGAGCTGGAGGCAAACTCCAAGATCTTTGTTGGACAAAGTGGAGCTGATGACCCAGACAAATATCAA GGCATGATCTCAGAGTTAAGGGTGGTTGGAAACCCACGAGCTGCAGAGCGTCGTTGTAATGATGCTgatgctgatgatgatgatgatgatgatgatgactaTGAC GGTTCTGGAGAAAATGGAAGTGGAATAGATGACAGAGTGGAAATGGATTTA gGTTATGTTCTGCCGCCCATGCCTCCACAACCTGCTTCTCCAGGGCATAAGCCTAAGTTGGGCACAGATGACCATCAGAAAGCTACAG AGTCAAAACCTGATTCAGCCACACTCTCCAGCACAGGTGAAGAGAAG GGCAATCGTGAAGAGAAAGAAATTAAG GGTAGTATTGGGTCTGGATATCCTGGCCCCAAAGGTGATCCTGGGCCTCCAGGACCACCTGGTCCACCTGGACCAGCTGGACCCCAGGGTCCAGTAACAAATGTGACAAACACAGGGGATATAAAGGTGGAGAGGGTACAGGGTCTAATGGGCCCACCAGGTCCAGAGGGCCCACAGGGGGAGCCA GGTGAACCAGGGCAGGACGGCAAACCT GGCTCTGAAGGACCTCGAGGTTTTCAAGGACCCCCTGGTACTACAGGACCTAAAGGACAGAAG GGACAGAAAGGGGAAGGACATCCAGGCCCTAGAGGCCCACCTGGGCCACCTGGACCCTCGATCTCAGACAGGACT ACATATATGGATATGGAGGGTTCTGGATCATTGCCG CATTTATGTTGTCATCCTGGTCTTCCTGGGCCTCCTGGGCCGCCTGGGCCACCAGGACCAGACTGGCCAACTGAATCAGAATTAGAACCTTTTGAAGCTGGCCCCACTGGTCCCCCTGGACAAAATGGGTTCCCTGGGCATCCT GGGCCCCCAGGTCGACCTGGAAAACCTGGTCCTCCTGGTCCTCCAGGCCAAAAG gGAGACTGTGGTGATCTTGGCTTACCTGGAGTTGCAGGGGAAAAG CAAAGCTCTGCTTTCTCTTTTTTCTCCAATTGGTTTCCTTCCTGGGAGACTAGTGTCCCACAG GGTCCACAGGGTTCATCAGGAATCCCAGGACCAGAAGGCATGGCAGGGCCGCCTGGGCCTATGGGACCTCAGGGACCTGCAGGACCACCTGGACCCCCTGGACCTGCCTTCCAAATTACT ACTGGTGGGAAAGAAAAAGAAGTTGATCTTCAATACGTTCCAGGAGTCGTGGGGCCACCAGGTCCACAG GGACCTCAGGGGATACCTGGACTACCA GGAAAAGCTGGTTTACCAGGTATTCCAGGTCAGAAAGGTCAAGAAGGTCAAAGAGGACGAGAGGGAATGCCAGGGTTAGATGGCTTTCCAGGAAAAATA GGGCTAAAGGGGGAAAGAGGATGGAAAGGTGAAAAA GGTGATCCTGGTCGTGCAGTAGGGCCTCCAGGGCCACCAGGTCCTCCAGGACAAGTCATCTATATTAATGGCAGT ACAAATGGAGAATATGGAAGCCCTGGACCACAG GGTACACCTGGTATAGCTGGTCAGGCAGGATTCCCT GGACCAATGGGTCCAAAAGGTGATCAGGGTGAACCTGGACTACCAGGAGACTCTATCAAG GGTCAAAAGGGTGAACCTGGCCTGATCTTAGACTCCAGAGATAAATACATTTCCATGGAGTGGCTGGCTGGACAGCTG GGTGAAGCAGGACTTTCAGGACCAGAGGGGCCTTTG GGACCAGTTGGGCCACCCGGACCAAAAGGAGAAATAGGTTTTCCAGGCAGACCA GGTCGTCCTGGACTAAATGGTAAAAAAGGAGAGAAAGGTGATTCAGCTGGAGGATATGGATATCAG GGACCCCCTGGGCCGCCTGGGCCGCCTGGGCCTCCAGGACCTCCAGTTTCTGTGGGACGATATGAT GGTTATGATGACGGCAGCTCAAGATCACCCTatg CTATCAAAGGTGACAAGGGTGAAAGAGGAACACCTGGCATCCCTGGCTTGCCAG GTCTCACTACCACCTttgacatttatgcatttaag CATGAGATGAAAGGGGAGCTTGGTCCTAAAGGACAGAAGGGAGAACCAGGAGCAGGTTACTATGACCCTCATCATAGTGGAGCACAAGGTCCATCCGGAAGACCTGGACTACCG GGCCCTAGAGGAGAATCTATTAGTGGGCCTCCAGGACGTCCAGGGCCCCCAGGGCCTCCTGGAGCCCCAGGAATCGGTTATGATGGTCGACCAGGTAGTCCTGGCCCACCAGGTCCACCTGGACCCCCGGGATCATTGCTGCCAGGTGCACACCGACCCTCACAAA CAATCAGCATTCCTGGGCCTCCTGGACCCCCTGGACCTCCTGGACCTCCTGGACATTTAACTGGG GTTATGGTTTTGAGGCCTGTTGACATCATGGCTGCAACAACTATCCGTTATCCAGAAGGCACACTAATCTATGTAAAAGACAACAGAGAACTTTACATGAGAGTACATGATGGCATCAGAGAAGTCATG CTTGGTGAATACACCCCATTCCCCAAGGGTCTG GATAATCAGATGGAAGCAGTGGAGCCTCCACAAGTGGTTCAGTACTCTCAGGATTACCCCACAACCTCTCCCCAACAAGGCCCTCCACAACCAGGAGCCCAGTATCCTGTGCCACTTGATCCCAGACTTCAGCCATCATATGACCCACACCATAGATATACATTTCCACACTACAATTCTCCAACTGATCCACGACACTCTCCATCAATCGACTCAATTTACCAGCACCATCCTGATTCCAGAAAGCACATTCCCAGCAGCCGCCCAGATCATTCTGGCTATCCTGACAGCAGATATGAACGTACACACCATCACAGACCTGTCATTCAAGAGGCTAAGCCtccagctcacacacacacagcaggccGTGCA CTGCACCTGATCGCTCTCAACTCACCCCAGCTGGGCGACATGCAGGGTATTAAAGGTGTAGATCACCAGTGCTTCTTACAGGCCCAAGCCATTGGGCTCAAAGGAACGTTCAGGGCTTTCCTGTCATCCCGGTTACAGGATCTATACAGTATTGTTCGACAGAACAACAGGGAACTGTTACCCATAGTCAATCTTCAA GATGAGGAATTATTCAGCAACTGGGAATCCATCTTTAGTGGCTCAGAGGGCAAGATGAATGATAATGTGCGCATCTATTCATTTGATGGTCGAGATGTTCTTGATGATGATGCCTG
- the col18a1b gene encoding collagen alpha-1(XVIII) chain isoform X6: MRSLWFILGLSFYLVLTEKVSEAQRAAESGISLLQIIGNSPPEDITRVTGPNGQTAYLFTKDTNTEQMARAHLPTPFYRDFSLVFHLKPNSEDAGVLFSITDSNQKIMYIGVKLSAVEDGKRKVIFYYTEPDSDTSQEVASFEVEHKPQEWSRFSLAVSLDQVSFYEDCESEPKVVKFVRSPDDLELEANSKIFVGQSGADDPDKYQGMISELRVVGNPRAAERRCNDADADDDDDDDDDYDGSGENGSGIDDRVEMDLGYVLPPMPPQPASPGHKPKLGTDDHQKATESKPDSATLSSTGEEKGNREEKEIKGSIGSGYPGPKGDPGPPGPPGPPGPAGPQGPVTNVTNTGDIKVERVQGLMGPPGPEGPQGEPGEPGQDGKPGSEGPRGFQGPPGTTGPKGQKGQKGEGHPGPRGPPGPPGPSISDRTTYMDMEGSGSLPHLCCHPGLPGPPGPPGPPGPDWPTESELEPFEAGPTGPPGQNGFPGHPGPPGRPGKPGPPGPPGQKGDCGDLGLPGVAGEKQSSAFSFFSNWFPSWETSVPQGPQGSSGIPGPEGMAGPPGPMGPQGPAGPPGPPGPAFQITTGGKEKEVDLQYVPGVVGPPGPQGPQGIPGLPGKAGLPGIPGQKGQEGQRGREGMPGLDGFPGKIGLKGERGWKGEKGDPGRAVGPPGPPGPPGQVIYINGSTNGEYGSPGPQGTPGIAGQAGFPGPMGPKGDQGEPGLPGDSIKGQKGEPGLILDSRDKYISMEWLAGQLGEAGLSGPEGPLGPVGPPGPKGEIGFPGRPGRPGLNGKKGEKGDSAGGYGYQGPPGPPGPPGPPGPPVSVGRYDGYDDGSSRSPYAIKGDKGERGTPGIPGLPGLTTTFDIYAFKHEMKGELGPKGQKGEPGAGYYDPHHSGAQGPSGRPGLPGPRGESISGPPGRPGPPGPPGAPGIGYDGRPGSPGPPGPPGPPGSLLPGAHRPSQTISIPGPPGPPGPPGPPGHLTGVMVLRPVDIMAATTIRYPEGTLIYVKDNRELYMRVHDGIREVMLGEYTPFPKGLDNQMEAVEPPQVVQYSQDYPTTSPQQGPPQPGAQYPVPLDPRLQPSYDPHHRYTFPHYNSPTDPRHSPSIDSIYQHHPDSRKHIPSSRPDHSGYPDSRYERTHHHRPVIQEAKPPAHTHTAGRALHLIALNSPQLGDMQGIKGVDHQCFLQAQAIGLKGTFRAFLSSRLQDLYSIVRQNNRELLPIVNLQDEELFSNWESIFSGSEGKMNDNVRIYSFDGRDVLDDDAWPEKMVWHGSSTQGSRQTDSYCETWRTGSHVVTGMASSLQEGYLLQQLPRDCRSSFIVLCIENSYIAE, translated from the exons cAGAGAGTGGAATCTCCCTGCTGCAAATAATTGGAAACTCTCCACCTGAAGACATCACCCGGGTTACAGGCCCAAATGGACAAACTGCTTACCTCTTCACAAAGGATACCAACACAGAACAGATGGCACGTGCCCACCTTCCCACACCCTTCTACCGAGACTTCTCTCTTGTCTTCCATTTGAAACCCAATTCTGAAGACGCTGGAGTCCTCTTCTCCATCACCGACTCCAATCAAAAGATCATGTACATCGGGGTCAAGCTCTCAGCAGTGGAGGATGGCAAAAGAaaggttattttttattacacagAGCCTGATTCAGATACATCTCAAGAGGTGGCCAGCTTTGAGGTGGAACACAAGCCACAAGAGTGGAGCCGTTTCTCTCTCGCTGTTAGTCTGGACCAGGTGTCTTTCTACGAGGACTGTGAATCTGAGCCCAAGGTGGTAAAGTTTGTGCGCTCACCTGATGACTTGGAGCTGGAGGCAAACTCCAAGATCTTTGTTGGACAAAGTGGAGCTGATGACCCAGACAAATATCAA GGCATGATCTCAGAGTTAAGGGTGGTTGGAAACCCACGAGCTGCAGAGCGTCGTTGTAATGATGCTgatgctgatgatgatgatgatgatgatgatgactaTGAC GGTTCTGGAGAAAATGGAAGTGGAATAGATGACAGAGTGGAAATGGATTTA gGTTATGTTCTGCCGCCCATGCCTCCACAACCTGCTTCTCCAGGGCATAAGCCTAAGTTGGGCACAGATGACCATCAGAAAGCTACAG AGTCAAAACCTGATTCAGCCACACTCTCCAGCACAGGTGAAGAGAAG GGCAATCGTGAAGAGAAAGAAATTAAG GGTAGTATTGGGTCTGGATATCCTGGCCCCAAAGGTGATCCTGGGCCTCCAGGACCACCTGGTCCACCTGGACCAGCTGGACCCCAGGGTCCAGTAACAAATGTGACAAACACAGGGGATATAAAGGTGGAGAGGGTACAGGGTCTAATGGGCCCACCAGGTCCAGAGGGCCCACAGGGGGAGCCA GGTGAACCAGGGCAGGACGGCAAACCT GGCTCTGAAGGACCTCGAGGTTTTCAAGGACCCCCTGGTACTACAGGACCTAAAGGACAGAAG GGACAGAAAGGGGAAGGACATCCAGGCCCTAGAGGCCCACCTGGGCCACCTGGACCCTCGATCTCAGACAGGACT ACATATATGGATATGGAGGGTTCTGGATCATTGCCG CATTTATGTTGTCATCCTGGTCTTCCTGGGCCTCCTGGGCCGCCTGGGCCACCAGGACCAGACTGGCCAACTGAATCAGAATTAGAACCTTTTGAAGCTGGCCCCACTGGTCCCCCTGGACAAAATGGGTTCCCTGGGCATCCT GGGCCCCCAGGTCGACCTGGAAAACCTGGTCCTCCTGGTCCTCCAGGCCAAAAG gGAGACTGTGGTGATCTTGGCTTACCTGGAGTTGCAGGGGAAAAG CAAAGCTCTGCTTTCTCTTTTTTCTCCAATTGGTTTCCTTCCTGGGAGACTAGTGTCCCACAG GGTCCACAGGGTTCATCAGGAATCCCAGGACCAGAAGGCATGGCAGGGCCGCCTGGGCCTATGGGACCTCAGGGACCTGCAGGACCACCTGGACCCCCTGGACCTGCCTTCCAAATTACT ACTGGTGGGAAAGAAAAAGAAGTTGATCTTCAATACGTTCCAGGAGTCGTGGGGCCACCAGGTCCACAG GGACCTCAGGGGATACCTGGACTACCA GGAAAAGCTGGTTTACCAGGTATTCCAGGTCAGAAAGGTCAAGAAGGTCAAAGAGGACGAGAGGGAATGCCAGGGTTAGATGGCTTTCCAGGAAAAATA GGGCTAAAGGGGGAAAGAGGATGGAAAGGTGAAAAA GGTGATCCTGGTCGTGCAGTAGGGCCTCCAGGGCCACCAGGTCCTCCAGGACAAGTCATCTATATTAATGGCAGT ACAAATGGAGAATATGGAAGCCCTGGACCACAG GGTACACCTGGTATAGCTGGTCAGGCAGGATTCCCT GGACCAATGGGTCCAAAAGGTGATCAGGGTGAACCTGGACTACCAGGAGACTCTATCAAG GGTCAAAAGGGTGAACCTGGCCTGATCTTAGACTCCAGAGATAAATACATTTCCATGGAGTGGCTGGCTGGACAGCTG GGTGAAGCAGGACTTTCAGGACCAGAGGGGCCTTTG GGACCAGTTGGGCCACCCGGACCAAAAGGAGAAATAGGTTTTCCAGGCAGACCA GGTCGTCCTGGACTAAATGGTAAAAAAGGAGAGAAAGGTGATTCAGCTGGAGGATATGGATATCAG GGACCCCCTGGGCCGCCTGGGCCGCCTGGGCCTCCAGGACCTCCAGTTTCTGTGGGACGATATGAT GGTTATGATGACGGCAGCTCAAGATCACCCTatg CTATCAAAGGTGACAAGGGTGAAAGAGGAACACCTGGCATCCCTGGCTTGCCAG GTCTCACTACCACCTttgacatttatgcatttaag CATGAGATGAAAGGGGAGCTTGGTCCTAAAGGACAGAAGGGAGAACCAGGAGCAGGTTACTATGACCCTCATCATAGTGGAGCACAAGGTCCATCCGGAAGACCTGGACTACCG GGCCCTAGAGGAGAATCTATTAGTGGGCCTCCAGGACGTCCAGGGCCCCCAGGGCCTCCTGGAGCCCCAGGAATCGGTTATGATGGTCGACCAGGTAGTCCTGGCCCACCAGGTCCACCTGGACCCCCGGGATCATTGCTGCCAGGTGCACACCGACCCTCACAAA CAATCAGCATTCCTGGGCCTCCTGGACCCCCTGGACCTCCTGGACCTCCTGGACATTTAACTGGG GTTATGGTTTTGAGGCCTGTTGACATCATGGCTGCAACAACTATCCGTTATCCAGAAGGCACACTAATCTATGTAAAAGACAACAGAGAACTTTACATGAGAGTACATGATGGCATCAGAGAAGTCATG CTTGGTGAATACACCCCATTCCCCAAGGGTCTG GATAATCAGATGGAAGCAGTGGAGCCTCCACAAGTGGTTCAGTACTCTCAGGATTACCCCACAACCTCTCCCCAACAAGGCCCTCCACAACCAGGAGCCCAGTATCCTGTGCCACTTGATCCCAGACTTCAGCCATCATATGACCCACACCATAGATATACATTTCCACACTACAATTCTCCAACTGATCCACGACACTCTCCATCAATCGACTCAATTTACCAGCACCATCCTGATTCCAGAAAGCACATTCCCAGCAGCCGCCCAGATCATTCTGGCTATCCTGACAGCAGATATGAACGTACACACCATCACAGACCTGTCATTCAAGAGGCTAAGCCtccagctcacacacacacagcaggccGTGCA CTGCACCTGATCGCTCTCAACTCACCCCAGCTGGGCGACATGCAGGGTATTAAAGGTGTAGATCACCAGTGCTTCTTACAGGCCCAAGCCATTGGGCTCAAAGGAACGTTCAGGGCTTTCCTGTCATCCCGGTTACAGGATCTATACAGTATTGTTCGACAGAACAACAGGGAACTGTTACCCATAGTCAATCTTCAA GATGAGGAATTATTCAGCAACTGGGAATCCATCTTTAGTGGCTCAGAGGGCAAGATGAATGATAATGTGCGCATCTATTCATTTGATGGTCGAGATGTTCTTGATGATGATGCCTG